In Archangium lipolyticum, a single genomic region encodes these proteins:
- a CDS encoding class II 3-deoxy-7-phosphoheptulonate synthase: MTTRNWTPHSWREKPANHIPDDYPDPLALARTEAELSRLPPLVFAAESRRLTASLAQVAEGKAFLLQGGDCAESFKEFTADNIRDTFRLILQMAVVLTFAGGRPVVKVGRIAGQFAKPRSSSVETVNGVTLPAYRGDIINGMDFDPAERTPDPKRLLKAYHQSSATLNLLRSFSQGGYADLCELHRWTLDFIAGSSQGDRYRGLADKIFESLCFMRTLCVTPEHQPSLGPVDVFTSHEALLLNVEQAMTRVDSASGDWYDTSAHMLWIGERTRQLDGAHVEFMRGIKNPIGLKCGPTMEPDDLLRLIDVLNPKAIPGRLTLIGRFGADKAAECLPRLMAATRRDGRPVVWSIDPMHGNTLKASNGYKTRPFDRILSEVKTFLQVASAEGVHPGGLHLEMTGQNVTECLGGARAVTEDELSSRYHTHCDPRLNADQALQLAFLVAETLQSLRDPQVRAA, encoded by the coding sequence GTGACGACCCGAAACTGGACCCCCCACTCCTGGCGGGAGAAGCCCGCCAACCACATCCCGGACGACTATCCGGATCCTCTCGCGCTCGCTCGCACCGAGGCCGAGCTGTCGCGCCTGCCTCCCCTGGTCTTCGCGGCCGAGTCACGCCGCCTGACGGCCTCGCTCGCCCAGGTCGCCGAGGGCAAGGCGTTCCTGCTGCAGGGTGGTGACTGCGCAGAGAGCTTCAAGGAGTTCACGGCCGACAACATCCGCGACACCTTCCGGCTCATCCTCCAGATGGCGGTGGTGCTCACCTTCGCGGGGGGCCGTCCGGTGGTGAAGGTGGGCCGGATCGCCGGGCAGTTCGCCAAGCCCCGCTCCAGCTCCGTCGAGACCGTCAATGGCGTCACCCTGCCGGCCTATCGCGGCGACATCATCAACGGCATGGACTTCGATCCCGCCGAGCGCACGCCGGATCCGAAGCGGCTGCTCAAGGCCTATCACCAGTCCTCGGCCACGCTGAACCTGCTGCGCTCCTTCTCGCAGGGCGGCTACGCGGACCTCTGCGAGCTGCACCGGTGGACGCTCGACTTCATCGCGGGCAGCTCGCAGGGCGACCGCTACCGCGGGCTGGCGGACAAGATCTTCGAGTCCCTGTGCTTCATGCGCACCCTCTGCGTGACCCCCGAGCACCAGCCCTCCCTGGGCCCGGTCGACGTCTTCACCAGCCATGAGGCCCTGCTCCTGAACGTCGAGCAGGCCATGACCCGCGTCGATTCCGCGTCGGGGGATTGGTACGACACCTCCGCGCACATGCTGTGGATCGGCGAGCGGACGCGCCAGCTCGACGGGGCCCACGTGGAGTTCATGCGGGGCATCAAGAATCCCATCGGCCTCAAGTGCGGTCCGACGATGGAGCCGGACGACTTGCTGCGGCTGATCGACGTCCTCAACCCCAAGGCCATCCCCGGGCGGCTGACGCTCATCGGCCGCTTCGGCGCGGACAAGGCCGCGGAGTGTCTGCCCAGGCTGATGGCCGCCACCCGGCGCGATGGCCGCCCCGTGGTCTGGTCGATCGACCCGATGCACGGCAACACGCTCAAGGCGAGCAACGGGTACAAGACGCGGCCCTTCGACCGCATCCTGTCGGAGGTGAAGACCTTCCTTCAGGTCGCCTCCGCCGAGGGCGTCCACCCGGGCGGTCTCCACCTGGAGATGACCGGACAGAACGTCACCGAGTGCCTGGGCGGCGCCCGGGCGGTGACCGAGGACGAGCTGTCCAGCCGGTACCACACCCACTGCGACCCGCGACTCAACGCGGACCAGGCGCTGCAACTCGCCTTCCTCGTGGCGGAGACGCTCCAGTCGCTGCGAGACCCCCAGGTCCGGGCGGCCTGA